The proteins below are encoded in one region of Bosea sp. BIWAKO-01:
- a CDS encoding LysR substrate-binding domain-containing protein, translating to MPSASAAFQDGQQAGEFGSIARLSRDGLSLVDLGIALELPSNEAVRAAVEAGAGATVVSRLVVAVALRAGTPVAVAATVPRRRFYALQHKERYVCRAAQAFLSLLRAGRRNGTGQRAHLIPDRSRPEPMPARRLRSKHQRWRG from the coding sequence ATGCCGTCTGCATCCGCCGCCTTCCAGGACGGGCAGCAGGCCGGCGAATTCGGCAGCATCGCCAGGCTCTCGCGCGACGGCCTGAGCCTCGTGGACCTCGGCATCGCGCTTGAATTGCCCTCGAACGAAGCCGTCAGGGCGGCGGTGGAGGCCGGCGCCGGGGCGACCGTGGTTTCGCGCCTTGTGGTCGCGGTGGCGCTGCGCGCCGGGACGCCGGTTGCGGTCGCTGCGACCGTGCCGCGACGCCGCTTCTACGCCCTGCAGCACAAGGAGCGCTATGTCTGCCGGGCTGCGCAGGCCTTTCTGTCGCTCCTGCGAGCAGGCCGGCGCAACGGAACCGGGCAGCGCGCGCATCTGATCCCCGACCGCTCCCGGCCTGAACCGATGCCGGCCCGCCGGCTCCGTTCGAAGCATCAGCGCTGGCGCGGCTGA
- a CDS encoding nuclear transport factor 2 family protein — protein MNSAAPFNRSATATRRIGLAVIVALAIAPAIAAPVRADTARNESIVRDAFQRWAAGDNVFQQLLAPDIVWTIPGSGPVAGTYRGITDFTERASVPLVSRLATPLVPQVRHIWAVGDRVIVRFDATATTTGGHPYRNQFAWLFRMKDGKVAEAEAFLDLAAYQQVVDNNQPRQR, from the coding sequence ATGAACTCTGCTGCCCCATTCAATCGATCTGCGACCGCCACCCGGCGCATCGGCCTGGCAGTCATCGTCGCCCTGGCCATCGCGCCGGCCATCGCCGCGCCGGTACGGGCCGACACCGCACGCAACGAGAGCATCGTGCGCGACGCGTTCCAGCGCTGGGCCGCCGGGGACAATGTGTTCCAGCAGCTCCTGGCTCCTGACATCGTCTGGACGATACCGGGCTCTGGTCCCGTCGCGGGCACCTATCGCGGCATCACGGATTTCACTGAGCGGGCCTCCGTGCCGCTGGTCAGCCGCCTCGCAACCCCGCTCGTTCCCCAGGTCCGGCACATCTGGGCCGTCGGCGACCGGGTGATCGTCCGCTTCGACGCGACGGCCACGACGACCGGCGGACACCCTTATCGCAACCAGTTCGCCTGGTTGTTCCGGATGAAGGACGGCAAGGTCGCGGAGGCCGAGGCGTTCCTCGACCTCGCCGCCTACCAGCAGGTCGTCGACAACAATCAGCCGCGCCAGCGCTGA
- a CDS encoding SDR family oxidoreductase: MAMDKTVLVTGASSGIGVGIARELAAAGARLMLGARRVERLDALAEELRQGGAKVDYRRLDVTRRDDVLRFADAARQQFGQIDVIVNNAGVMPLSPMASLKVDEWDLMVDVNIKGVLYGIAAVLPEMTSRGSGHIVNIASIGALSVSPTAAVYCATKYAVRAISDGLRQERGDIRVTCIHPGVVESELADTITDRAAAEAMKTYRAIALQPDAIGRAVRYALEQPEDVDVNEIVIRQTRAPH; this comes from the coding sequence ATGGCTATGGACAAGACCGTTCTGGTGACCGGGGCATCAAGCGGCATCGGCGTGGGCATCGCCCGCGAGCTCGCCGCCGCCGGAGCCCGTCTCATGCTGGGCGCACGCAGGGTCGAGCGACTCGACGCCCTCGCCGAGGAGCTTCGGCAGGGCGGCGCCAAGGTCGACTATCGCCGCCTGGATGTGACGCGTCGGGACGATGTCCTGCGCTTCGCCGACGCAGCCCGTCAGCAGTTCGGGCAGATCGACGTCATCGTCAACAATGCCGGTGTGATGCCGCTCTCGCCGATGGCCTCCCTGAAGGTCGACGAGTGGGACCTCATGGTCGACGTCAACATCAAGGGCGTCCTCTACGGAATCGCCGCGGTGCTGCCGGAAATGACGTCCCGGGGCTCCGGCCACATCGTCAATATCGCCTCGATCGGTGCGCTCAGCGTCTCGCCGACGGCGGCCGTCTATTGCGCCACGAAATATGCCGTCCGGGCGATCTCGGACGGCCTGCGCCAGGAGCGCGGCGATATCAGGGTCACCTGCATTCATCCCGGCGTCGTCGAAAGCGAGCTCGCCGACACGATCACCGATCGCGCGGCGGCCGAGGCCATGAAGACCTATCGTGCCATCGCACTCCAGCCTGACGCGATCGGACGGGCCGTCCGCTACGCGCTGGAGCAGCCCGAGGACGTTGACGTCAACGAGATCGTCATCCGCCAGACCAGGGCGCCGCACTGA
- a CDS encoding Atu4866 domain-containing protein, whose product MRARSITVATGLVVALAGAALAEKPMMQATHPFVGMWVTDDNRIRHELLPDGRYVEARGNREGAYRGRYEVTGRHIEYWDDTGFTADGDFADADTLHHAGMVLRRRDRPSSATVP is encoded by the coding sequence ATGCGGGCCCGGAGCATCACCGTAGCGACGGGTCTCGTGGTGGCGCTTGCAGGTGCTGCCTTGGCGGAGAAGCCCATGATGCAGGCCACACATCCCTTTGTCGGCATGTGGGTCACCGACGACAACCGGATCCGCCACGAACTTCTGCCGGACGGCCGCTATGTCGAGGCGCGCGGCAACCGCGAGGGCGCCTATCGCGGGCGATACGAAGTGACAGGCCGACACATCGAATACTGGGACGATACCGGCTTCACCGCCGACGGCGACTTCGCCGACGCCGACACCCTCCACCATGCCGGCATGGTTCTTCGCCGGCGTGACCGGCCGTCCTCTGCGACGGTCCCCTAA